The Rhizophagus irregularis chromosome 2, complete sequence genome contains a region encoding:
- a CDS encoding alpha-1,4-glucan branching enzyme, whose protein sequence is MSPTEMISQENYEPGICKIDPWLKPFAPAIKRRLESYKKWVKEINQNEGGYDKFSRGYERFGLNVLPNGDIIYREWAPNAVAASLIGEFNDWDRSKHPMKKDSFGVWEVHIPAKNGIPTIPHNTKIKISMTTPEGECIDRLPAWIKRVTQDLNVSLAYDAIFWNPPQKYQWKNNSPKKPTSLRIYEAHVGISTNEGRVGTYNEFTDNVLKRIKDLGYNAIQLMAIMEHAYYASFGYQVTSFFGVSSRYGTPEELMRLIDTAHGMGLYVLLDVVHSHACKNVLDGLNMFDGSDHCYFHEGGKGRHDLWDSRLFNYGHWEVLRFLLSNLRFFMEEYRFDGFRFDGVTSMMYHHHGIGTGFSGGYHEYFGDTVDEGGVVYLMLANDMLHKLYPRIITVSEDVSGMPGLCLPVEEGGIGFDYRLAMAIPDMWIKLLKEQRDDDWDMGNICWTLTNRRHMEKTIAYAESHDQALVGDKTLAFWLMDKEMYTHMSDMTPLTPIIDRGLALHKMIRLLTHGLGGEGYLNFEGNEFGHPEWLDFPRAGNNNSFHYARRQWNVVDDDLLRYKYLNEFDKAMQHLEEQYGWLSSPQAYISLKHNENKLVAFERGNLLWIFNFHPTQSFADYKIGTEWAGKYSIALNTDRKIFGGHDRIDESISYHSQPHEWDGRKNYIQVYIPCRVALVLSHC, encoded by the exons ATGTCCCCTACAGAAATGATAAGTCAAGAAAATTATGAGCCTGGTATTTGTAAAATTGATCCTTGGTTAAAACCTTTTGCTCCCGCAATTAAACGCAG acttgaatcatataaaaaatgggTAAAAGAAATCAACCAAAATGAAGGTggttatgataaattttcgcGTGGATACGAACGTTTTGGTCTCAATGTACTACCAAATGGCGATATTATATACCGCGAATGGGCACCTAATGCCGTTGCTGCAAGTTTGATTGGCGAATTTA ATGATTGGGATAGGTCTAAACATCCAATGAAGAAGGATTCTTTTGGTGTTTGGGAAGTTCATATCCCTGCCAAAAATGGTATTCCTACTATTCCTCacaatactaaaataaaa ATCTCCATGACTACACCAGAAGGCGAATGTATCGATCGTCTTCCAGCCTGGATAAAACGAGTTACACAAGATTTAAATGTAAGTCTTGCATATGATGCCATCTTTTGGAACCCACCTCAAAAATATCAATGGAAAAATAACTCCCCAAAAAAACCAACAAGTTTAAGAATTTATGAAGCCCATG TGGGAATTTCTACAAATGAAGGGCGTGTTGGAACTTATAATGAATTCACGGATAACGTGTTGAAGCGTATCAAAGACCTGGGTTATAATGCTATTCAATTGATGGCTATCATGGAACATGCATATTATGCATCCTTCGGATATCAAGTGACAAGTTTCTTTGGTGTATCCAGTCGTTACG GTACGCCTGAAGAGTTGATGCGACTCATTGATACTGCCCATGGCATGGGTTTGTATGTGCTATTAGACGTTGTTCATTCTCATGCATGCAAGAACGTGCTAGATGGGTTGAACATGTTTGACGGGTCGGATCATTGTTACTTCCATGAAGGAGGAAAAGGCCGACATGACCTTTGGGATAG TCGATTGTTCAATTATGGTCATTGGGAGGTACTTCGATTTTTACTTTCAAATCTTCGCTTCTTTATGGAAGAATATAGATTTGATGGATTTAGATTTGATGGAGTCACTAGTATGATGTATCATCATCATGGCATCGGGACGGGATTTTCCGGTGGTTATCACGAATATTTTGGCGATACTGTGGATGAAGGAGGAGTCGTTTATTTAATGTTG GCAAATGACATGCTTCACAAGCTTTATCCCCGTATAATTACAGTCTCAGAAg ACGTATCTGGAATGCCTGGTCTCTGTCTACCAGTAGAAGAGGGAGGGATTGGCTTTGATTACCGATTAGCCATGGCCATTCCCGATATGTggattaaattattgaaagaacAACGTGATGATGATTGGGACATGGGTAATATTTGTTGGACATTGACTAACAGAAGACATATG GAAAAAACTATTGCCTACGCTGAATCTCACGATCAAGCTCTTGTAGGCGACAAAACACTTGCCTTCTGGTTAATGGACAAGGAAATGTACACGCATATGTCGGACATGACTCCACTTACTCCAATCATTGATCGTGGTTTGGCCTTACATAAAATGATTCG ATTGCTTACACATGGCCTTGGCGGTGAAGGTTATCTAAACTTTGAAGGAAATGAATTTGGACATCCGGAATGGTTGGACTTTCCCAGAGCTGGAAACAATAATTCGTTCCATTATGCTAGAAGACAATGGAATGTAGTAGACGATGATTTGttaagatataaatatttaaatgagtTTGATAAAGCAATGCAACATTTAGAGGAACAATATGGATGGTTAAGTTCGCCACAG GCATATATTTCTCTAAaacataatgaaaataaattagtagCCTTTGAGAGAGGAAATTTACtttggatttttaattttcaccCAACTCAATCTTTTGCTGATTATAAAATTGGAACTGAATGGGCGGGAAAATATTCGATTGCCCTTAATACTGATCGCAAGATATTTGGGGGTCATGATAGGATTGATGAAAGTATATCATATCATTCACAACCACATGAATGGGACGGAAGAAAGAATTATATTCAG GTATATATTCCGTGTAGAGTTGCTCTCGTTTTGTCTCATtgttaa